Genomic window (Vigna unguiculata cultivar IT97K-499-35 chromosome 10, ASM411807v1, whole genome shotgun sequence):
aacatgcttgggtgatgtATGCATATCGAACTGTGGAAGTATATCTGATTGTATGATAAAATCtctttggctctagcttaccttttgcttgtttgatttccttgtatgttgttcttctacctttgcgatgatcatcaatttattgatgggagcaaatCCGAGAGGTACTCGTGTTCAACAGGAgagagatgattccgctgcatagtctatcTGGGCTGAAGTTCTTTTATTTGGACTTTTCTTTTAGGTTCACGGTCCATGTTCTGTTTTAGCTTTTGGTGTATTATCAACTACTGTTGTTTTACCTTTGTACCTGTTTGGCATCGTTGTGTGCCTTTTATGTTCGAACTTCCTTGGATAATTGTAAGGAGTAAGGTTTAAACTCCTAGGCCGCATTTCTATATTATTCAATGTGATActtcctttaattatatttattaattaaatggggtgttacatatgcacaattatatattttttattttgtataataaaacaataaagtaacgagtaatgaaatattataaaaattaaataatatttttgtaaatattattattaaactaataatacttttgtaaatattattattaaagtaatgaataAATCTAAGTGATATAAtaagaattttagttttaaatataataaataaaattgatattataatataatgtatttaattgattttatgaaataattataatagtctGTGATCCGTGTGTAtactcacaattttttttttgttttttttttcaaacttttttagtataataatataattgttattatatttatttaaacattaaaaatactaattataatattaaaataaattataaattataaaatttttagaagattaaaaatttatttaacaaaaatatttagtataataatattttttataattaaaaaaaacatttataataataacatcactatgaataataataataataataattattattattattattattataataataataataataataataataaataatagtgataccaataataacaaactaataataataataataataataataataatgtttatgctATACATATCAATGTTAATGCTAATACTACTAAGACTAATGTTaactataataatctataattatacatcaacaaataaataaataaaaaaataaaaaggacaagtaattgaaatataataatgtaataaataaaagtaagatGTGTCTagctataataataatagtaataataataataataataataataataataataataataatacaactacatatataagagatacacattttttgtgtccttttttgtttttacaattttatcctcttaattattattttttaaatttaagtaattattcataataaaaaattatttgtcagttttatcattttactaattttagtaactatttatttaattcaaataattatacaaatatagagataaaataaataacaaaacaaataaaagtgcAAGTAATTGAGATACGATCCCCGTagtaaattaaagtaaaatatgtgtctaactataataataataataataatatcactataataataagatttaatgataaaataaaaataataataacaataataataccactataataatcacatttcttatttttttaattttacatttaacaactattttaaaaattaattatatatttgttattgatcttaacttaaatttatacttaaatttcttaaaaattaaaaaaatgcgaACATACAGGTGTTGTCACACCCGTGTGTTCGCTAGTATCAcacaatcataataataataataataataataataataacaacaaaaacaacaacaacaacaataacattaataataataataataataataataataataataataataataataatacaactacatataagaagagataaacatatttggtgtctttttttattttttaattttatcctcttaattattatattttaaatttaagtaattatttataataaaaaaatatttttcagttttattattttactaagtttagtaattatttgttttttgaattAAGATAATTGTGcaaagataaatgaacaacataataaataaaaagataaataattgaaacatGAACTGTGTGTtcacactttttaattttcataaaaatttgaacaaaaatcaataacaaatagataattgttaaaattaaaaaaataaaatatgtatagaaaataagtttttaagataattattaaagagaaaataaaattttagaataacggtaaaagataaactatatatatgaaataatcaatttttaaaataataattaaaaataaaagtaaaataataaaatgtgaaCATAAAAGAGtatattcttattatatattattataaataattataatcttaataataataatataataataataataataataaaataattataattaataataataataatgtatagtttatataataatgatcataataattataaattgataacaataatgataataatattagataaataaaaattaaatggaatGGATAAATGCGATCaacaatatttgaaattttatgaatattttaatttaaatttatattttaatatttataaatttctaaataattttaaaatttaaaattatttttaatataatcttattatattaaaatttaataatgagttacataaaattaaaatttattataataataattattacaaatttactatatttgtgatatttatttaaaataaataattattttatattaaaatatttcttaaaaatttgatcacattaattaaatattcaaataaaaattttaaatattttgaattgaaatttattttattaaagttgaACGTGAATATTCTTTGtaatactttttaataaattttaaattttaaatatacgtttaatttttattttgagtaccaaattattattgtttttaaattaaattcttaaGCAAATATTTATTGCTATTTTTTcataatacttttattacataaaaaatacatatatatatatatatatatatatatatatatataattttattatttttatgaataaaaaatagagaaataattCCATTTGGTATATATAATTTCCAAACAATACACCAACAATATATATTTCCAAACTCtgtttaatttttgaaatgaattacaatactaaataactttttcttattaGAAAGCAAACTCACatgtttatgaaattattatatttggataacattaaattgaataacaagttttttttttttttttttttttttacatattagaCGTTACAATAGCAGAGTACAGAGCAATCAAATAGTTTCAATATATACATCAagtaaattgaataatatatcaaattaattataatatatatgtaaaagaatttttatatatcagAATTGTTAAAGAAGCTCTTCTCCATAAACTTACCTAATCAGGTTCTTATTAGACTTTCTCTGtcaaattttaacttaataCAGTTATTCAGTTAGGAATATTAGAATgaagaaaaatttgaaatatctttGTTCGGCttattatctaaaaaataacatttcaaatgatgttgtttttaatttgtgttttactcaaaagttgtttttatcCAAAAGCGaaagtttaaattttcataattaagataaGAAGTTTCAAAACTATGAAAATAccataattatttgatttgatgaataattaaaatttgaaagaaaatttctttaacatttttaaaacttaaaatttctataaaattctattaaatattttcaaaaatatgtttgatcaatcgaacatattttaattatttaagggCAATAATTTCGCGCCTGTAAATAGTTGTCTTTACCAAATTTACCAAATGcaacacaagaaaaataattagactttgagattttattttaatataaatcacaagttaaataacataattatcacaagtctaaaataattctttttaaatttaataatttactcttaaattattattattttttgtaatttaaattaatttaaccaaTTATCATATAACCCTACTAAATTATGTATCAATACAGATCAGATTGATTTCTAAACTGTTATTTCATCCCAACATACAACAATACACTAATtgcaaataaaatgaaaaggatAAAGTAGTTTTTCATCTCTTATTATTGAGATAACATTTCTTCTCTTCACATATGTGAGAAAAATCATCTATTCATGAAACTCACATAAACCACTTTCACTTGCATAAACTACTATCGCTTGAAACCACTTTCATcttctacttttattttcttttaaggttaagtatatttttaagattttacacttacatgcaaaattaaaatttatcattttttcaaattttaatatattttaatttttaatttagaaatatgaatatatatatatatatatatatatatatatatatatatatatatatatatatatatataaaattcttttaatttaatgacattaattttggttgagtttggtaaacaatattttagaataacatttgaattaaggattaaatatgtttttggtccctcaagtttcaatcaattttaaaattaattcatcttcaaaattttatatccatttagtcattcatctttagaaatgtgtggatttagtcttcttaccaaatttaataagtttatttgacattttaaacacattttacgataatatttgataatatttgagttaacattgaaacgaaaatatgtcaaacgggataaacaattcaaatactattatgaaatgtgcttgaaacgttagataaacttaacaaaatttgattaaaatgactaaattcacacattttaaaagatgaaggactaaattggtcaaaattttcaaagaaagactaattccaaatttcactgaaaattgaggaaccaaaaacatatttaacccttgaaTTAAAACGAAACAAACATTTCAAAACGTCAatcataaaacatatttaacacataaaaaaaaattatataattaaattaaaaacaattatattcattcatttaaaaaaaatatatcaaaagttaaaaatccgacagaaattaaaaatattcttaatccTTCTTTAATTATGAGATACAAAAAACAGTCTTAAACATATCATAAGTGtttatttaagaatttatgGAAAGAAGTTAATGGTTGAAGGAGGCATGAACATAGAAGCTAGTACTCTTTGGAAATCTTAGaacattcaattataaatttgcCTTCCTTGAACTTCTGTCTTGCCTCAGAAGCTTGAAGGTACTTCCAACCTAATTCCTCACCACACTTGCTGCAGAAGATGCCAGCAATGGTGTACACACCAGTTATCAGATTTGTCTCTTGCTTTTGCCCAAACACAATGTTCCTTGCATGAGAGAACATAAATGCTTGCCCTGTTTTTGCCTGAATACCCAAAGGGATCAACCACTTGCtattcaattttcaaatatggCCTAATACTTAGGTTCAACTTTTCAACCCTCAAACATTATCATATTTCTTCATACATGCTCTCAGGAAAGTAAAactgttctttttttttttcatcaagtaaattaatttttgtattaatcatCTTATTGTATTATGAACCCTAAACCTATCTactttcatcttcttttctctctggGTGTGGACTAGCACTATAGTCTCCACATACATTTTcctctttttattaaaaaaaaagtaaattaataaaaaaattcatatttaatgtaatttactgTTTGGGGGTAGTCTCCTAAAAGAAAAACCCTTCTGGGCAGTAAAACTTTTAtctcaaaacaccaaaattGTTAAACTGATATGCACAaaaagtgtattttttttttccttttgaaggTAACCATTGATACCCTATTAATGAAAGCATATATACAGGCTTTTTTGTAAAAAGGGATCATTTTGACCaagaatttgtaaaaaagagtcgtttgaatttttttttgcaaaataggaTCAAGTCGTCGTggtggaggacgacattaaaggtgaagtcgtcctccaccgtaccggtttctttttttttttttttttccaaaaagcGAAACCGTGCTCTCAGAAGCcggtttctatatattttaaaagtgaagtTGTCCTTGggcatgacgacttcactttttgattttttttttttttacacattcagctttatatatatatatatatatatatatatatatatatatattttctttttttttaattatatattatttagtttttgttaaatatttatttaagtaaaaatatgaaaaatagttttaaaaaaattctaaaatacttaATCGTTAAAccttaatacaaaattaagaagataaaatgatacaaattaaaaaaatattaaaaaatccttcgataattatatttgaatatttaatttgttaatgtttattttatttgtggtttagtTAGTCTACTAACTATCaagtatcatttaataaaatactaaatttataaaatcaaacgAAGAAGTAGAGAACGTTTTGACCAAATCAGAAGAAACTGGCGAAAAAATCGCCATTGAGGATGTCACTTTATTTCTCTactgtaaacaaatatttaaaaaaaaaactaaataatatataattaaaatatatatatatatatatatatatatatatatatatatatatataaagctgaatgtgtaaaaagaaaaaaaataaaaaaaaaaccgacTTCTGAGAGCACGGTTTcgctttttgaaaaaaaaaaaagaaaccgaCACGATgaaggacgacttcacctttaatgtcgtcctcAACCACGACCACTTTAtcctattttgcaaaaaaaaatttaactgacccatttttacaaattttttgtcaaattGACCCCTTTTTACAAAAAAGTCCATATATACATATACGGTTTATGTTCTCCAAAAAAAGTTTGATTCTTTTTTGAAGTATAGAAATCAGTCAATAGTTATACAAAAAGTGAAGAATCTCTTAGTTTTTATCTGAAATCTAAGTTCAACTTGCATATGAGGCTCATCCTAATTGGTATGCAGAAAGAATGAGGAAAagatgagaaagaaaaacagaACTACTCTGTGGTTttgggaaagaaaaaaaagaaagagaaaaaatcttagttttggtgctttttcatcTACAAACAATCATGTGGCAGATCCAAAGACAGAAACAAAGTGatgaagaaaaaagtaaaaggtAAAAAAGTGAGTTTGATGAACAATATTACCATATAGTTTTTGGAAAGAAGTTCATCACGATAAGCAATAGGAGTTTGGCAGTTTCTGCACTTGTAAGCAGGTGGACCCATTGAAGTGAatcaaatgaagaagatgaagttgtgAGTTTTGTTGAACACAACCAATGGGTTTATATAGGAAGAGAGAAGAGGCGTGGATTACCATTATTGTGACGTGGTCAACACAGTGTTTGGACCAAAGGATATGAATATCTGAATCGCCTGCACAGCACCATAACGCGCTTTCACGCACCCAACAAATCATAATCGTCGAAATATTTCATcacatcacttttttttttttttaaatatatttttgtctagcatttgaattttaaaactttaaattaatttagttatttatctttcgaaatacatgaatttaatttttttaatcaaattttgttaggtttatttgatgtttcatacaTATTTCAGGactatatttgagttgtttatactgtttgacacatttttttaatgttaaatcaaatatattacgAAACGCgcttaaaatcaaataaacttaataaaatttgattaaaatgactaaattcacatattttaaaagataaaagactaaatttgtcaaatattttgaaattgactaattctaaaattcggtaaaagttaatgaattaaaaatatatttaaccctttatctaaatatatattttttaataattatgaccAAAATAACTGTACTCgtttgaattattttgaattatgaccaaaatatctatttattctaatttttcgATGCATGActttaagttaatattttagtaaaattgatgaaataatttctacaaattaatttaatctttttttattttttaattttactagactttatccaaataaaaagaaaacatattttcagTAATTAGATTCAAAACACTAATCTGAACCGTGCGATCTTCATCGTGTGGTTACAAAGCAGCGAAAGCGAACACATGTGGTTTCTAATTGCACTGCATCCCTTCCCACCTTGTGCGCACTTGATAGAGACAACGTTAGGTACCACGAAAGATCACTCAAACATTATTATCTACCAACTTTAACTTCTTTCGGTTTTAATGTTATCACtttatatattcattcatttaactaattctctattttcttttctattttccaaattaatgacaaaaaaggtgttattttctttctttactaCCCTATACATAATACATACAATAAAAAGGACAAACTATTCATCGACTTACATATAAATTCTTTATGaatatgtaatatttaatataaagatACATATTTAACATTCTATTAGAGATTTAACGAACCAGTAAAACatgtaaaatttattcttttattattgaaaaatatacgGGAAATATGATAATAGAATTCGTAAAATTTTGatgataaatttgtaaaatattaataataattaagtaataaaatgtaaaacaaTTACTTTTGATTTATCAACCCATGCCTGAATATCGGTGAACAATTTCCTATTACTTTTGTAACCCGTTGACTATAAATTCTAgcaaattaaattatgaaatgaaTTCTCAAGTTAAATGTTGGGCTGTAGTATTAAACAAACACTCTCTACGATGATAATTTCAAACTTACAATTAGAAGATAACAATTATCAAACTTACCACTTTTATTTatgaatgtattttttttttcagttattatcataattattcgTTTACAAATATAGTTTTTTCAGTTAGTTTAgttaaacaatatattattaaaatatattaaatatattaaaataatatttatgtttaaattagAATGCTTTTGCTATCATGAGttgaaataacaataaatacGTTATTATGGTCTTTGGAATTGATTTCCACGAATTACTTTGCGTGGTGGACAAGTAAGGTGAGTAATGTACAAGCACGTTTAAGgtcttttcaattttattggCTAAATCTATGATAGAATGATCGGTTGAAATCATAGTTGATAAATAAGTCtacttaataaattaaaagtgtaaTAAAATATGGTtgaatgttataaaaatatgtttgtgttatgaaataaagtgaataatagagagaataatagataatcgAGAAGAGAAGAGATAATATAGAATAGAGGATAGtaccagtgcaggaagggcctttggcagcagttgtttttaatattctgcaccggttcggaaaccgaagcatattggggcgaggcaaAAAGGTcatagcttttggcctcggttaagaaccgaagccatagagggggattctgcctcggttttcaaagcacccgaggccatagaccctgccttctgcctcggttttcactgcacccgaggccatatgggccttttcttttttttttttaaaattcgataacccttttggcctcggtttttgctgcacccgaggccatatgggctctttttggcctcggtttttgttgcacccgaggccatatggtgttttttttttttttttaattcgatacccttttggcctcggttttggctgcacccgaggccaaaagcacCCTTTTTGCTTCGTTTctggtatgaaccgaggcctaatactctgttttttttttttttaatgcagtttctgttttggtgttattcccacatttaaacctgcaaattttgttcagcacccagcacagaccagaatagaccagaacaaaatattttaaaacacatccacaattcaaattcatttaaaagacaattacaaatcatttacaatcaagatacatgttctaatcaatagtattgtacatttcaattatatatttggcacatgctatcctaccaaacttgatggactttgcgggaattgctgcaggactcttgaatgtctacaaaataatagattaagttaagttagtatataaaaaggaaatattgcaaagtattcattttaattcaaatatatattaccgtttcccaatttgttgtaatacgagcacgcacagtggttgtcatccattgcattatatagtaaccgcactcatatgagccggtttgtctattacactacattatattaacaacgttacaattaattaatgaagaaaatcaagcaaacaatcatgaagatatggatagaaatatcaaacctggagagaacaccatacaagaccttttgccttagccgttgatctccctaacaacatgttatgtgcagcaattgaactatgatatagggaataagttaggatatttttatataacatgtcatattcataagattgatattgaggttcttaccaatctatcacttgtctaagatggttggggggagggcgatgcaaagagcaaaaccacacagcaaggttctcccttagggaaaccacaagtaactgccaatgacgcctgataagaaaataaattcattgttatgcattaaaatgacttattatattcataagttaacaaaaatgacttacccagcaagataagggacaaaataaatttcttttccacgttgaaagcatttggtcacatatgcttgaatgtcatcaaacttgttgccttcatgggtgagttgggggtctataaacccatatacatcattcagccccatagtttcagtgacaccagacaaatacctaaaccaaaaattgatttgatataagtaaatacataaatatatcaaataactatatataatgactaaaagacttacatcatccataattggataatggtaatattgagttcttcttgtcctcgtgcaagctccaagacatcttgggaatgcaagtaaagtgggatgtcaagatctctcccaaaaatgttagcatcccaaggaacctgcatcggcttatcagctatgatttctgcaagttggaacaatgcaccaagaggatcatccaaagagagaagaatcttctttgattgaggtttttcctatattgatgcaatttcagttaaaatggaatataatttaagtttgaatataataaacatgtaaacttaaaaatgttgtatatttgtgggtttaagagtctgtaccggggggtcagtatcaaccaaatctctaggccaggcgaggaaacactggaatgcctgtgccacagtatacacctcatctgttggcacaggaactaaagcatacggcatgagaacctcctctaccgtgaccttaacctcatcctctgataactccatgccatgaagaactgtggctgcctcaaatacttttccacgagccactagtgtcttctctgtaccatcccaaatatatagctgacatggatgagtgtcatccatgtcatccccgggtggagctgaacaactcccctttccgcttctacctg
Coding sequences:
- the LOC114165927 gene encoding protein yippee-like At4g27740, with translation MGPPAYKCRNCQTPIAYRDELLSKNYMAKTGQAFMFSHARNIVFGQKQETNLITGVYTIAGIFCSKCGEELGWKYLQASEARQKFKEGKFIIECSKISKEY